One Streptacidiphilus rugosus AM-16 genomic window carries:
- a CDS encoding glycoside hydrolase family 16 protein — protein sequence MFESTVLTGLASARPRVITGVGGTWQLGRFGRVRWMLSLSLTSVVCVGLPPSAQGAAILPVPGRVVFYDDFGGTRVDSAKWYEGPFRILSSPMNNGAIPQNLSVHSVPDGPGVVSVLDVALRGDKYDDGAKDAVRGVIQIPGCTPAVLPSCYAPASTGKRTGGLLWTTAAFGSGRYEVRMKTMPLGGGCSCIWNYYDPGNGAYTEIDTEVAANAGQDARPSLVGFNSYAGQDGATNMISDVGTPQNDGRFHTYRWDWYDGSAGQGPAHIDWYVDGVRYAMTNANVPTHPAQLWVGGWPAPWSGDYAYATQHLYIDWVKITSWRGRTEAAENATAPK from the coding sequence GTGTTCGAAAGCACAGTTCTGACAGGGCTCGCTTCGGCCCGCCCTCGGGTGATCACCGGCGTGGGGGGCACGTGGCAGCTCGGTCGCTTCGGAAGAGTCCGGTGGATGCTGTCGCTCTCCCTGACCTCGGTCGTCTGTGTGGGTCTTCCGCCATCGGCGCAGGGCGCCGCCATCCTGCCCGTTCCGGGCCGGGTGGTTTTCTACGACGACTTCGGCGGAACACGGGTCGACAGCGCCAAGTGGTACGAGGGTCCCTTCAGGATCTTGTCGTCTCCGATGAACAACGGAGCCATTCCGCAAAACCTCTCTGTGCATTCCGTGCCGGACGGACCTGGCGTTGTCTCCGTGCTGGATGTGGCCCTGCGCGGCGACAAGTACGACGACGGGGCGAAGGATGCCGTCAGAGGTGTCATCCAGATTCCGGGCTGTACGCCGGCGGTCCTGCCCTCCTGCTATGCACCGGCGTCCACGGGCAAACGGACCGGTGGCTTGCTGTGGACCACAGCAGCGTTTGGCTCGGGCCGCTACGAGGTGCGCATGAAGACCATGCCGCTCGGCGGTGGCTGCTCATGCATCTGGAACTACTACGACCCGGGCAACGGGGCCTATACGGAAATCGACACCGAGGTCGCGGCCAACGCCGGCCAGGACGCCAGGCCGTCACTGGTCGGCTTCAACTCCTACGCCGGCCAAGACGGTGCCACGAACATGATCTCCGACGTGGGGACACCGCAAAACGACGGCCGATTCCACACCTACCGCTGGGACTGGTACGACGGGAGCGCAGGCCAGGGCCCCGCACACATCGACTGGTACGTCGACGGGGTGCGCTACGCCATGACAAACGCGAACGTCCCTACCCACCCCGCCCAGCTCTGGGTAGGGGGCTGGCCCGCCCCCTGGTCGGGAGACTACGCCTACGCAACGCAGCACCTGTACATCGACTGGGTGAAGATCACGTCATGGCGAGGCCGCACCGAAGCCGCCGAAAATGCCACCGCCCCGAAGTAG
- a CDS encoding NADP-dependent oxidoreductase yields the protein MSDTTMQAITQDILGGPEVLRWTTTARPQAGLGEIAVRVRAAGINPIDLKTREHGAFLGEPPFILGWDVSGVVEAVGPGVRLFKPGDEVYGMPRFPGQAGGYAQYVTGPARDFAHKPAGLSHVEAAALPLAALTARQALLEAGVVQPGQRVLIHAAAGGVGHFAVQIAKARGAYVIGTARPHAHQTLRELGADELIDYSQVDVNATVRDVDMVLDTLGGANTSATLATLKDGATLVSLPSPQEDAVKAEAAERGIAAGFMLVQPDRAGLLEITKLFEAGLLRPLIAQTFPLEQAAEAHRLAQTSGMLGKLVLTVS from the coding sequence ATGAGCGACACCACGATGCAAGCGATCACCCAGGACATTCTCGGCGGCCCGGAGGTGCTGCGCTGGACCACGACGGCGCGACCCCAGGCGGGGCTCGGTGAGATCGCGGTGAGGGTGCGCGCGGCCGGCATCAACCCGATCGACCTCAAGACCCGCGAGCACGGCGCCTTCCTCGGCGAGCCCCCGTTCATCCTGGGTTGGGACGTCTCCGGCGTCGTCGAGGCAGTTGGCCCGGGGGTGCGGCTGTTCAAGCCTGGTGATGAGGTCTACGGCATGCCTCGCTTCCCCGGACAGGCCGGCGGCTACGCCCAATACGTAACGGGCCCAGCCCGGGACTTCGCTCACAAGCCTGCAGGACTGAGTCACGTCGAGGCGGCGGCACTCCCGCTGGCAGCCCTTACCGCTCGTCAGGCTCTGCTGGAGGCCGGAGTCGTACAACCCGGGCAGCGCGTACTCATCCACGCGGCCGCAGGCGGGGTGGGCCACTTCGCCGTGCAGATCGCCAAGGCCCGCGGGGCGTACGTCATCGGCACCGCCCGCCCGCACGCCCACCAGACGCTGCGCGAACTGGGCGCCGACGAACTCATCGACTACAGCCAGGTAGACGTCAACGCCACGGTCCGCGACGTCGACATGGTCCTTGACACGCTCGGCGGTGCGAACACCTCCGCAACCCTGGCCACCCTCAAGGACGGTGCGACCTTGGTCTCCCTGCCCTCCCCGCAGGAGGATGCGGTGAAAGCCGAGGCCGCCGAACGCGGCATCGCAGCCGGTTTCATGCTGGTCCAGCCCGATCGAGCAGGGCTTCTGGAGATCACCAAGCTGTTCGAGGCCGGGTTGCTGCGCCCACTGATCGCGCAGACCTTCCCCCTTGAGCAGGCCGCTGAGGCCCACCGCCTGGCGCAGACAAGCGGGATGCTCGGAAAGCTCGTCCTCACGGTTTCCTGA
- a CDS encoding transposase family protein: MPLFPDLDAVVYGMSTDWSSGPVEGRVNDLKALKRGMFGRAKPPLLRKRLLFVAYTGAGPGIAVPVRRRPKQELTAKERSLNKAHARLRCPVERGVATVKRWRIFRHARCSPGWLQSAAKAVLTLERQR; the protein is encoded by the coding sequence ATGCCACTGTTTCCCGACCTCGACGCCGTCGTCTACGGCATGAGCACCGACTGGTCGTCCGGCCCGGTCGAGGGCCGTGTCAACGACCTCAAGGCGCTCAAGCGCGGCATGTTCGGCCGAGCCAAACCGCCCCTGCTTCGAAAACGACTCCTGTTCGTCGCTTACACCGGAGCCGGCCCAGGCATCGCCGTCCCGGTCCGCCGCCGACCCAAGCAGGAGCTCACCGCCAAGGAGAGGTCGCTGAACAAGGCCCACGCCCGGCTGCGCTGCCCGGTCGAACGCGGCGTCGCCACCGTCAAACGCTGGCGAATCTTCCGCCATGCACGCTGCAGCCCAGGCTGGCTCCAGTCAGCGGCCAAGGCCGTCCTCACTCTCGAGAGGCAACGCTGA
- a CDS encoding SDR family NAD(P)-dependent oxidoreductase, which translates to MNRLKNKVVVVFGGARGIGAATARECVAEGAQVYSCDIREIDDPELSAQCSHSIVDATNEHQVAAFVASVVAETGRVDVLFSNVGIHLGKPLADATVEDFNSVFSLNVRSTFLAVREVLPHMIRGGGGSIVINSSNGGLMGRPADPVYNASKHALVGLAKSIAVAHAHQGIRANTVNPGGIMTDMLLGTVENADQVASDDLQRRFSASTPAARVGQPWEVAKAVVFLASDESRFVNGIALAVDGAKAAGAMPANRYALDFELGIDRDARYPAN; encoded by the coding sequence ATGAACAGGCTTAAAAACAAGGTCGTCGTGGTATTCGGCGGTGCGCGTGGAATCGGAGCGGCGACCGCTCGCGAGTGCGTTGCCGAGGGGGCGCAGGTATACTCCTGCGACATCCGCGAGATTGACGACCCGGAGCTGTCCGCTCAGTGCTCCCACAGCATCGTGGACGCCACGAACGAGCACCAAGTCGCGGCGTTCGTCGCCTCGGTGGTGGCGGAAACCGGCCGGGTGGACGTGCTATTCAGCAACGTGGGCATCCACCTGGGCAAGCCGCTCGCCGACGCCACGGTGGAGGACTTCAACAGCGTCTTCTCCCTCAATGTCCGCAGTACGTTCCTGGCGGTCCGTGAGGTGTTGCCGCACATGATCCGCGGAGGCGGTGGCAGCATCGTCATCAACTCGTCCAACGGGGGACTGATGGGCCGGCCGGCGGACCCGGTCTACAATGCCAGCAAGCACGCGCTGGTCGGCCTGGCCAAGTCGATCGCCGTTGCCCATGCCCACCAGGGCATCCGCGCCAACACCGTCAACCCCGGGGGGATCATGACGGACATGCTCCTCGGGACGGTCGAGAACGCGGACCAAGTGGCCTCGGACGATCTCCAGCGCAGGTTCTCGGCCAGCACCCCGGCCGCCCGGGTCGGGCAGCCGTGGGAGGTCGCCAAGGCGGTGGTCTTCCTGGCTAGCGACGAGTCAAGGTTTGTCAATGGCATCGCTCTTGCGGTGGATGGCGCGAAGGCCGCCGGTGCCATGCCCGCGAACCGGTACGCGCTCGACTTCGAGCTGGGCATCGACAGGGATGCCCGCTACCCCGCCAACTGA
- a CDS encoding putative quinol monooxygenase translates to MFALTVRFDLADETAATAFDALAAQTAADVRELEPDVQTYAIHSVEGEPLARIFFEVYRDRAAFETHGTQPHIQHFFARSADLVVRTRLELLHPHELSDQHR, encoded by the coding sequence ATGTTCGCCCTCACCGTCAGATTCGACCTTGCCGACGAGACCGCCGCCACAGCGTTCGACGCACTTGCCGCCCAGACAGCCGCAGACGTTCGCGAACTGGAGCCGGACGTCCAGACCTATGCCATCCACAGCGTTGAGGGCGAGCCCTTGGCCCGCATCTTCTTCGAGGTCTACCGCGACCGTGCGGCCTTTGAGACACACGGCACCCAACCCCATATCCAGCACTTCTTCGCCCGCAGTGCCGACCTGGTCGTCCGTACTCGCCTGGAGCTCCTGCACCCACACGAACTCAGCGATCAGCATCGCTGA
- a CDS encoding restriction endonuclease, with amino-acid sequence MGALQHRAQVAIFVTTSRFTRPAQALC; translated from the coding sequence ATGGGCGCGCTCCAGCACCGCGCCCAGGTCGCCATCTTCGTCACCACCTCCCGGTTCACCCGCCCCGCCCAGGCCCTGTGCTGA